The DNA segment TTTAGAGCTTCttttcatgctgctgcagcaacatTACCACCTAGTGGATATTTCAATGTACTACATTTGCAGGGGTAGCTGCAGTTATTGTTGGAAAAAGATTTCAGTTTTGGTATTGTAGTATGAAACTGTTAAATCAAACCCATCATAACAGCTCTCATTCAGACAGCCTATGGCCAGGGCTTCACATCTGTACATGTTATTTTAAGAATCCTCACATCCCACTTAGACTACTGACCACAAATTGTACAGTCTAATCCTTAATCCTTCTTTTCCTTCCATCTTGAAAATAATTGAAGTACACAATAGACTGTATAGTTTATGATGAATGTATTTAGTCTTTGTGACTGCAAAACATCACCATCAGTCACAACATGTACTCTGTTAACAGAAAAATCCTtcagaaaagacaaataaattccaaatctctgaaattcaacaaaaataaaaagtttaccTGACACTTCATATTAATGAGTCAACCAATCAGCTGAAAGCCAGTCGCCTGGCTCTAAAATCTGCAGCCGGCTCAAAATCGCGAGATTATGAGATCATGATGTCAGATCATGAAGTCAGGCTAGGGtaaaattacttattttcaCAACTAGCCTGCAAAAAGTGCAAGTACACAAAAAAACGACTCTGTTAAAGTAACAAGagtaaatgtatgtaattaCCTTAAACAGGGCTGACAACCTTTCAGAAAAGTTTGGAGTGAGATTTAGGAggtgaaaaagtgtttttggtggTGGCACTGCACGCAAATGTTCAGTGCAGCAATTTTTTCCTTACACACAGCATGGCATAATCTGGCtaattttttgtaaaagaagttttgatttaaaaagtttttattctttcaagtgttacaacaacatataaaaatgtgtgattcacacacacagacgtgcaTTGAAAAACAGAGTGAATGTCAAACTGCACTTAATTGAACTAAAAGAGATGGAGCGATGCACTGTCGTATTTATAAATAATTCCATCTAAAATCTGACTAAAACTGAGACTTAAAGTCTTCTGTTGAAATCTGAAGATGTCACTTTCCCCTTAAACAGACGCTTTGGCGCTGTGAGGAAaaactctgctgtctgtctctgttactGCGCTGCCCTGTCAGTCTGCTGCGATCTAttgatcagctgtgtgatcagcaAAATGTGGTTGGcatattgttttcattagtgctttctgttttctgttggtgGTCAAACATAGTAAAATTACTCTCTTGGGCTCAGTTACTTTGGTTTGGACAGGAATGTCCGACCTGACTCACACTCTAGTATCCAAATGTGCACACTCATGTATTTAGGCacgtttcataaaaacaaaactatttctgtgtattttcagtattaactctttaaccagctgctgcatgccagtaaaacacaggacacaaagtgacatttttggaGCGGTCAAAGGCAGAGATGACACCCGGTTCCCCGCAAAGTTAACACGCATTGTTGCCGGGAGGACACCGAGACAGGGCAGCATAAAACGGGAATCTCTCCTGAATTCGGGAAGGTTTGCGGTATGGTTGTGACATGCTGGTCATGCACGCTGGCGCTCCAGCTGGTTGTACTGTTGATGTGATGAGGAAGGGTCCAGGATGGTAGCCAAACGAGCCACAGCCTTGCAGATTTACATACCCTTTGTTTGCACTGATtaattttcatgtcatgttAAGGAACCGATAAGCAGAATGGAATTTGTTTTTCCACGAGTACCCGTTACATGGCGTGAAGTACTCGGTTCTAACTTGGAACCAAGTTTCGGTTCCCAACCCTACTAGTCAGGCAGATCAGTCTTAAGAACGATATTGCTGGTGGCTTGACCAGCCCTCTTCAGGAGTTcgtaaacctttttttttcttgttttggattTGTTGGTGTGAGAAATAGGAGATGTGGCGTGAGAGCATGTGTCTCACTTTTATTGCATGAGAGCTGGCAGCTCTGATGTATCTGTAAAATTAGGTTAAGTGATACAAATACTAGGACTACATTGTCACAGAATTAGTACAAAGTACAAAATGCGCCTAAACAAGCCATAAATCAACTTTTAGCTGTTGAAATTGTATTCATTTTACTCATTTGTGATTTACAAATATATCACACTTAAGTCCAATAATTATTTGCCTTATCTCTGCTCAATGTTCTCATAGTGGCTGTCAGTCAATGAATAGAGTCAGTTCTTAATTCCTTTAGTTTCATCATGCACAAAAGCTTTCTTTTCATGATGGAAGCCATTTCCATAAGCTGGAAAACTGTGTTTATCCaaaactgtctttttctcattttcccgAGAGAAGGGCTTGCTCTCAAAAGCATTGACTGGGAGCTTTTGGGATGAACTGACTGACATCTCAGTTTGAACTGCTTTATGGACCACTGGTTTCTGTGCAGATTTCTGAGCAATTGCAGGGAGGGCGAGCTGCTCCCTCTGGACCTTTTTGTCTTCCCACAGCTTCAGCAGGCGGCGCTGATTATTCGTCATATCCTTGAGGTTTTGCTGCAACGATTGCACTTGATCCTCTAAAAGTGTCTTAGAGGTGACTGTGTTTGCCAACTCTGAAGTCAAATCATCAATGGTCAGACTCAGTTTCCCAGCTTTCTCCACCAGAGAGCTGCACTCACGGTCCTTGTCGTGCAAGTCATTGATTATGTCCTTTGTGGTTTTTCCATTGAATTTGGGGCTGCACTCGAGTCCAAGCTCAGTGCGGAGAGTCTTCACTTGTTTCCTCAGCTCCTTGTTGTCCATGGTCAAGGTCTTGAGTTTTTGTTTCAGAGCTTCAGTTGAACGCATCCTCGACTCGTACTGTCTGAGCTTCTCCCTGAGGATGTTTTCTCTGTGCATGGCATCATCTCTTTCCTTTCTGCATTTCTCCAAAAGCTTCAATGTCTCAAATTTGGACACTTTTTCACCTTTTCCATTAGAGGTGGCCATCCTTTAGCGAGAATCCCCAAATCACAATatcaaaaaagttaatattaaaaaggcattttctttaaattattactCTCAAGCTTCTCAAATAGTCCTTGCGCATGGTGTTGGTAAATCCACTTCACAAGCACGAGCAGCATGTCTGAGACTGAGGCAGGTGACATTCCTCTAACAGGGTTATCTGTTTGACGGGCAGCTCCTGTGTAACTCAAAGCTGGGGCTAGAATGACCATTAATTAGGGCGCCACCATCCCTTTGACACCGTTTCAAGtgacacaattttttttgtcttctattttgttaattaatctaaaaactTTGCCCTTGTTAATCAACGGAAATATGAAACACAGACTTCACAGAGGTCCCTTTGCGTGTGAGCTGCCGACCACACGCGGTGTCCCTGCAGGCTTTACATACATAAGTAACATTTTCCACTGCAGGTGATCTGTGCATCCAAACAGTGACACAGTAGATTCTATCAGTTTGCTCGACCACACGACACTTTTGATGGATGAGTCGGAAAAAGAGTCGCAGCAGCCAAATGTCCAATTTTAAACTTAGACGCTGACTTTGAAATGTTGAAGATATACCAATTAGAGAGGATCTCAccctttaatatttaaaatgttcaactgTTGAAATGTACTGGCAGCCTTTAAAGCTGCCAGGAGCAAGCAGAGAAGAGTCACGTTGCATGCACGTGTGGGAGCTCGGGTGATTTAAGGTTTTCCTTTCTGAAACTTAAAGTTTACTGACATTTCAGCATATACATGATGTAACTATCCAGAgtaaatggacatttttgtaaagACTTTTGAAGtacaaacactgttttttacaGATGGCAAGTAATGAATCCAGAtgattgtgattattattatgattgttattttcatcatcagtaAACTAAATGAACAAACATTCTCCATGGTTTCCATCtaagtggaaaaaatgtcaacaaaataattttagtgttatttaacccttagggcacACTTTAATATTATGCATACTTGTATTaatctgcgcacaaaatgcacttttcaaaatcaagctttataCCTTAATATGATCTTCTAATTtaattgagtttatttttgttttgtttgttgtgtggttattatttattatttatttcttgcaaatttttggaccatgtcttgttaagatGGTAAGTGCCTTctccccacatttttttttttacaagaaatctaaccaatttgctcaggtttgaaagggttaatgcatGTCACCCTGCAAGACAGTATGTCAATAATCTATTCAGAGTTTAATATGTGCTTGAAAATAGGCGCCAGCTTGACTGTAAATGAGTGTTATAATACCTTtaataatgatgttttcattaatAAAGGTGGGTCCCACAAAGATCatgattcatttttgattttgaaacagTGTATATATTAAATCGTATACATTTTATCAAATGCTTtttgtcacaataaaaacaaattaatttaaaaatagttaCACAAGTTGCCTTGGACATCAGAACGAGTCTTTGGCATTAATTGAGGGCACTTAGGGTTATCAGttaaaggaaaatataatatttgtaCATAATAAGCCCAAACCTTGAATATCACCTGTTATTGTTGTGCTGTTCAAACCCAATATTCTTTACACAGAACATACAAGCCAGTAACCATTAACggaatataaaaaatgaatatacaaAATGCCTTTGATTTTATCAAcattactgcacagactggttATCTAAATATTTTAACAGAGAAAAACTATAAAGCAGAAAACTACCATCTTACAGGAGATCTTTGTGCTGTAACACCATATCCCATTCATCTTTAAGTTTAGAACCCATTCCATTAGAAATGACATAGCTGGTACCAGTGTTCATTTTCAGAGGTCATGCACTTGAACCAAGTATCCGCACAGGGTTTTAAGGTCATGTGCCAGAATGTGCGAGTGCAGGTGAAATCCAGACGACCAGTGACTTCATCACCACAGCAACCCGAGTCTCTCAAATAAGGCAACAGGAGAagctgcaatttaaaaaagaataacactTGCTTTGGGAAGGAGAAATCGTGTAAAGGAAGTCCGGTGTCAGATGTTGTGCTCTTAGcaggtcaaaaaacaaacacaagagcCAAAGCCCCTAAAATAGGACAGCAATGAGCTGCTACTGAAGTAGGAGGTCATCATACATAAATGTGAACAAAAGAATGACCATGAGAGAGTACAAGGTGGAGGAATATgaccagggttcccacacatttttaccaatgaattttcaaaacttgaCCATAATAGTTTACTGTATTTCCACGACTCTggttaatgtgtttaaaatgggTAAGCCTATATAGCGATACagacatacattttaaaagactttttttttttttttttaagattatttcttggcatttttgaaaacaggagATTGCTAGTGTCAAAGGGGCAGAGacaggggatgacatgcagcaaagggctgcaagcAGGAATTGAACccgcagccgctgcagcaaggacactgacTTTATAtatggggtgcctgctttatccactgagccacccgacacccatttttttatatttttacatacttctTATTTTCTTACATCTATTGTCTACTTTTGGATAGGATTTGTGATTTGCTTCAGTGTGACTGTATCACAATGTATCATAATTTCCTCCAGGGAATCTTTAGGTATTTCTGATTCTGTAGTCGATAAATAACCGACCTGTTAATAGGAAACTGTCTGATTTAGGATGAAATTTAGCTGGAAACGACAGCTTGATGCTGCTATACTGTATGACTGTACTGCAGCAGCCTCCCACTCAAGGTAATGTTAGTTCTCCATCAGTTTTAACTGTCACCAGCAGCATTTAGTGCTTTCCCACACTGACAGTGAATATTATGTGCATGATGTGCATCAAATCTCAGTGAAAGCCTTGGTTATCCCGTTATGCAAcagcttttcagcattttttgtttctctccagATGTGACGGCGCATTTCTCTCCTGCAAAAGTGGGGCGGAGCCTTGTCGAAGACACAATGCTGTTTGGGTCTATGTGTTTGATGTGATACCCCCGACTTTTCAGCAGTCACAGGGTGCAGCATTGAATTTTAAATTAGCGATACAAGGAATGTATTTCACTAAACACTGGATAAATTTGAGGTTTtaataaagattatttaaacaacagccaaaacaaaGTGTAttctaaactttttaaaaacattctgTTAACTCCAAACCAGTTTCATAACCTCTCCAGGGAtttcatgaccgtgggaaccctgtacgGCTTACATGTATCAGGTAATACTGTATTTGTACAGTGGGATCAGGGCTTAAAAAGCTTGTGTGTCACTATTGTTTACCTTTAGACAATGAAAGGCTTTCATGTCGAGGACGGCGCCTTAGCCACCACAGTCACAACAGACTTGTCAGGTGGTAGCTCTGGTTGTGGTGAGTGAAAGAAATAGGcctgaaacaacaaacaagggAGGGAGAGGATGAAAACCCCAAAAAGAAGCAATTGCAGTATGAAGAGAAACCACTAATCATTCATGAGTTCAGTATTAGTTAGAGTTTAGtttagggtttgttttttttatatatttaaaatacacaaaatgacatggTATACAGTGCAGCAAGAAGCAAAAAACCGAGGGTCTTTTTTGAAGCCTTCACCCATAAAAAAAc comes from the Plectropomus leopardus isolate mb chromosome 12, YSFRI_Pleo_2.0, whole genome shotgun sequence genome and includes:
- the zgc:113691 gene encoding uncharacterized protein zgc:113691 translates to MATSNGKGEKVSKFETLKLLEKCRKERDDAMHRENILREKLRQYESRMRSTEALKQKLKTLTMDNKELRKQVKTLRTELGLECSPKFNGKTTKDIINDLHDKDRECSSLVEKAGKLSLTIDDLTSELANTVTSKTLLEDQVQSLQQNLKDMTNNQRRLLKLWEDKKVQREQLALPAIAQKSAQKPVVHKAVQTEMSVSSSQKLPVNAFESKPFSRENEKKTVLDKHSFPAYGNGFHHEKKAFVHDETKGIKN